AGTCTTCCTGAACCTCTCATTTACCTCTTCTTGTGAAAGAAGCTGAGACTCAAACTCGCTGACTGTCATGTGGTCGATCTTTGAGTTTACCATGGTTATGAAGGCGCTGAAGTCTTCATCCAAGCCCTGTAATGCAGCTTCAATGTGCTCTTCATTTGACAGTGGTGCTCCAAGAGCAGATAAGGAGTTTGCTACCTTATTGATCCTAGAGATGTATTCAATTGCAGAGGCACCTTGCTTCTTGATCATCTTTAACTGAGCTTTCAGCATTCGAATCTTGGATTTTTGTCTAGCTGCAAAATATTCATCTAGAGCTTCCCAGATTTCGTGCGCGTATCCAAACTCTACAACCTTGTTGACGAAGGCTTCATTCATGGCAGAAAGCATCCAGGCCACtaaacattcatcatgttgttCCCAATCTTCAAATtcaggtgacacttttccaatAATCTTGTCTTGATCCGAATTGAACCTTCTTGGGATTGACAGGGCAGTGATGTGATTCTGAAGTTTATTTGCCTTAACACACGCTAGTGCTTGTCGCTTCCAAGCTTTGAAGTTGTCTTCATCCAACTTGATCGTTGCTGGAAAATTTGCAATGGACGCCATAGGAGCTGCAGGTTGTAGCTGTGGAGTTCTGTTTTCTTGGTTCTGTGAAGCGGAAGAGCCAGAGTTTTCCATGGATCTGAACCGTGAGCTCTGAAACCATGTAAGGTATCAGTAGCTAGAAAGATCTAAGATCAATGGAATTagctagagagaagagaggaagtagtgaagaagagagaacaCTGTGGATTGATGAATCAGAGAAGAAAATGAGATTATGGATGGATAGTTACAGAGTGCAGCATCAATGTACATTTATACAAGGTGAGAGTGTGTGTAAAACGTGATAATTGGGACTGTACAAGTTAGTTAGCAGTTTCAACCAATTGGAGGTGAGCTGGCACAACTGACTGAGGGCATAACTACTTTCAGTTACAGGAAGCTTCTAGAGGTGAGTTCTTCACTAACATAGCCGTTGAGTCCGAAGAAGGACGCCGCTAAAGaaggaaagaggaagaggaagaagcgcGCCAGGATATGCTTCAAGTGACTGCTACCGCTTCACAAAGATCCATCTATGAAATCAATTGGTGGATTCTGTGTATATGTATGTAGGAAGAAATCTGGTCTCCTGGCACTCAAAATAAGGAGTAGTAGCTAGATTGAGTACAGAAGCAGAATATAGAGCGTTGGCAGACCTAGTAGCAGAACTGATCTGGTGGCCTGTTCAGGAAGCTCCTGATTGAACAAGGAGTAGTAGCCTATTTTGCTGCTTTGAAACATATTGACATGACattttgaaaatctttcaaCTTAATGAGCTTTGATCATCACTGTTCGTTCTTTGAAATTCATTGAAAGAATAGGAATTAAACTTTTTTACTTACAGGGGCAGAGATTGATCCAGAACTTCTCTTCCTGCTCTCCTTCTTGAGAGTTCATTCTCAATGGATTTGGTggagatatatatattttatcttataaGCTATTTGCTCTAAAACTTCACTTCTTTAAATATTTGCAAATCTTACCATGATTGGGAATACGAagtccttattaaaaactatagTACAACAATTAGTTTCTTTTGGTTATATCTTTTTCATGCTCATTCTCATTCTCTGCCCCTATGTTACATACATGCATCCAAACACTTAGATTCTACTTATGATATTCAATGAGTGATTTTTTATTCGTAGATACTGATATATTCGTAATTCCAAGTTTGAGAATTGACTCGGATCAGAATAAATTGCATGTTCCAAGTACAGAGTCCTCAAATTCTGCAGCAAAGGTCAGCTCAAAGTATATATTATTGTGAATTTGTGGCTGTTTCTTATAATTGTTTATGATCATTCTATGCAGTCTCTGAAGTACAAACTTCTCTTTAGTTGTTAAGATAATgtatactaaatataaaatttgtcaaTTACATTTGAGTTGTTTTACATTTCATCCTAAAGATAGTATTTTTTTAGTCTTCTTGAACTGGGAGGGTACATTATTTATAAGTAGTATAAGCGgtatttagttttaattcttCATAATATATCTTGAGAACCTcttttttagtttcaatttaGATAAGATCAAGTAGCCTATAAATTACTGCAAAGAATCATAGAAGTCTATAGAGGTACGATTTGCTAGTTTTAGGTCATGATTCAGATTTTAATAACATAGAAGTTTACTTTTGTAATTGCTCTTGATCATCATTCAGTTTTAAGAATTTGGCTAGTGTATCTTAACATTGAGACATTAAGCGCTTGTTCAAATGTATGCTGCACTTTAATATAAACACCACAACTCTGCAAAATGTGTTTGAATGTTGCATGAATATTATTAATGTTGCATCTTTTTCTCAAGTTATGGCTGAACAGgtggtatttatttatttttcgcttctaataataattacatTGAGAAGGAAGAGTATATCCTCCATTTGATTTGCTGGGGACCCTTATTGGCCTTAGATATTTCCTCTTATTTTGtgatgttttcttttattattatctctTCTCTTTTGTTAATTTGCATGTAGCTAGGTGATGATCATACATTCATATAGGAGAACCACTACTATTTTGTTTATTTGGtttcatattaattttatatgcaCTAGTCATGGAAGACTATTTTGGACTTGCACTCATTcttaacttattattattattattattattattattattattagtagtagtagtagtagtagtagtatatGTACTGGGGCATGCATTGTTTTATTCCTTGAACTTTATGTTAATGAACCTCAAATTAGGGAGACCATGGGGAAAATTCTTGCTCGTGGGCACAGTCGGTTCCTGTCTAttctgaaaattcaaattttaagattCTTGAACCTAAGGCTTTGTGTAAATTACCTGAAGTCATCGACTCTAGTTATATATCTGTGCCTTTGTCACACTTATACTTCATTTAAgttctattaatttttaattaatttgaaatttataaatGAATTTGTACAGTTACTACAGTTGCCAGACTTTTTGGGTAGCTCATGTATATTTCCTAATGAAGGTGGATGTCTTAGGTCTAACAAGGGTCCATGGAGTGATCCTGATATAATGAAGGTAATGTTTCCTTTCATATATATAGTTTTAGTCATTAATTGTGAGCTCTTGAAAATGTATCATAGTTTAGAATTACGGAGATAGTATTTGGCAACTAATGTACGTATTCTGATTTTAGCTTGTACATAATGAGGATGCAATATTTGTGAGGCAAACCAGCCAAGCGTCCAATGGACAACAGAAATATTTTCTATTGCACCCACTGAAGGCAAGTGTAAGTCTTCTTGACATGCAAAGTTAGGAATATAGTTTTTTAATGTCTACTACTTCAGATATTACTTAGTATTATTATATggttttttaattcttttactCAACTTCCAGGGACAATGCATTGATATGTCAATAGCAGAATCAGGACATAATATTGATGGTTACTCCTCTCCCCTTAGACAAAGGAACTGTCCTTATCCTCATTTAGCCTCGGTTCATGAAGAGGTCAGTGTTGAAGCCTCatcttttggtttattttagaaTCACCGATTATGTTTCTTATCTTCACAGATTTCATAGATGTTATCTATGCTTATACGTCTTGAGCTCACAATCTTTCCTATGACAATGTGTAGGTCAGGACATCAGATCTTAATGGATACTATAGCTGTGATGATAGCGCTATTTCACCTGATAAAATGATAGAAAATGACCAAGAAATCTGATAGTATGCCTAGAAAAAGTATATAATGCTCATGCAATCCTTTGATATACTTGTGTTAATGGTTGCAAACAAGAGGATCCTAGTGATCCCTTGATGATTTCACATACTTGTGTTAATGATATATGGTTATTATTGCAGCAGAGACGCGGCTATTCTGTTGAACTAGGATCTTGTCTCTGGCACCACATCAATAGAAGACTTGGTCAGGCAAATGGAATACACACTTTGGCATTTTGGTCTAAATATGCTGGGACAGTCCACTttgttttataaatatataatgtagATTTACCCTTAgatccttttttcttgtagtataatttgtgttgtttaaatttgtattataGTTTATTACTTTTCAAGAAAAATTTGTGTatgaatattttgaatttaatgaaatattttattttgtagtaattaattttagtatatttatattatgtacAATAATAATTGTtggtaaaaataatttgaaattttagaaaaagataggTTGTTATTTCTAAAAGAGtaagtataatttaaaaagtcTTAAGATTTTAGCGGTCATAGTAATGACAACCAAAAGTAAACATTATAATTTTGGAATTATTTTTAGTGGCCATATAAATTACCAGTAAAATGGTTTTGGCGGCAATAGTAATAGCCACTAAAAGTGAATAACATTgcaattagaattatttttggtGGTCATATAAATTGTCAAGAAAATGGCCGCTAAAAGTTATATGCTTTTTGCGGCCATTAAAAAGGTCTTTACCGGCAAATGTTATAATTACCACTAAAACCTTTTAGCGACAAAGCATAACACAGCTAATGTCTAACTGCCGGTAAATGTATTAGTGGCTATTTTTATTGtccctaaaaataaaataaatggtcgctaaaaatgatttttctagTAGTGATAgcatatttttgtgattttcctCTATATTGTACTTAATTatagaaaacatgctttttaagtttcaaaaatactaattttaattCCTTTAAATTTCactcgatgccttgatatatatGTGTTAAGTAATTTTAGATTTAGACATCAATAATGAATTAGAAAAAGTGGAGAAAGAAACATGTAAgaatgaaaaatcataaaaaaaaggaaGTTTTGGGTCTCAACCGGTATGCGTAGTTGCGTACACATCTTTGATGTCGCGTAAGCATCATTGAAATCTGTTACAGATAGAAGGAGATGGCTATAAAAGGCAAAGAGCTTCATTGCTCTGCACTTGGGAGCTTTCCTCTCTCAACAGGAGAGTCGTCCAAGAACTTCGGGTTCTTCTCTAAATGGGAGTTCTATTCAACCTCAATACCCACAACATATCTTTAACCATCTCCATACTTTATAAGCCTGAGCGTTTAAACAGCTGAAAGGCCTGtaaaacacaacaaaaaatattgagCAACATACAGCATGAGCAACATAGAAGGAAGAGTTATCAAGCTGAATAAACCAGGAGAGCTGGGATACAAGAAAGAGTGCCTAAATGTAGTGGGCAAGATAATAAGTGACAAAGAAATAAGTTTCAAAACATATAAGAATGCCTTACTGGGAATGTGGAGAAACCCACAGGGGGTTGCAGTTATTGATATTGGTTCGAAGAAGATGTTGTTCAGTTTCAAAGACAGAAAGAAAGGGCTACAAATAATGCAGAATGGGCCATGGAATGTTAGAGGAAATATGGTCAATCTTAGACTATGGAGGGAGGGTGAATCAGTGTTCGAGGTAGATCATGACTTCATGGAATTTTGAATCCAAATACATGGCATCCCGCTCGACCTCATGGATAAAGAGACAGGAGCGCGCATAGGAGAAATGTTGGGAGTTTTAGCCGAGGCGGAAGACCCAAAAATGGATGGCATTCTGAGGAGATCATATCTAAAAATTAGGGTCAGCATCGACATCACCAAGGCGCTACCCACAGGCTTCTGGTTAGACAGGGAGGAGCTGCCTCCTCTGTGGGTCTTCTTCAGGTACGAAAGGCTGCCGGATAGCTACTGTTTCAATTGTGGAATTTTAGGGCATAAAAAGAAGACTTGCAAGAACCCAACAGCAATGGCAAGCTAGGATCCTACCAAGAAGAGGTATGCGCCAGGTCTAGGAGCAGGAAATGGACGACCAGGGTCAACGGCGGGGGGAGAAAGCTCAAAACAACAAAGTTGGAATGAGGAGGGAGAAGGGTTGGTGCGTGAGCAACAGAACCAGGAAAGGGAGAGTGGGGAGAAACAGAAATCGGAGGAGAGCAGGATAAGGGAGGAACAGGCGCTTCAGCATAAAATCAGGGAGGAGAGTGTCCGAAAAAACCAAactgagagagagaggaagagatggCTGAGACAGAAGAGCAGGTAGAGAAAGTACAACAAATCCTTGATTTTCAGGGAATTAGGAATACGTAGAATATCCTAGAAGCTGCCTATACATTTAATAGCCTCATTGAGGAGATaagggaaagaaaaaatgaatggGCCAATAACAATAAGGCCCAGAAGGGAGGAAAAATGATTGGGGTGCAGAGGTCAGAAAGGAAGTGCCCAACAAAGGAAAATGGGACAAATACAGAGGCAAACATTTTACATGGAGAGAATGGGAAAAGAAATGGGCTGAAACAACATATAATAGAGGAAGGGGAAGTGAACAGCTACAGCATTGCGAAGGGGAGGTTGGGCCTGGAGAACGaagcaagaaaagaaaccaTAGGCTAGGAATTAAAAAGGCTGATGTTAGCAAGACATAAGGGTAAACAAATTTGTGAAGACATAATGGGAGGGAATGATAATCTAGCCTTACTGAAGGGTGAAAGGGAAGAGgacaaataaaagaaatcttCAAAGGAAAGGCAGAAGAGGGATCATAAGTATGAGGATCAGCATGCTCACTTGGGGGGGAATGACTACTATGTTGAGCTAGCAAgtgatgaagatcaagaagaagaaacggAAGCACAGGCAGATTGGGAAACACAGCTAGCAATGAAGCTGGAAATAAAActgaatttaaaaagaaaaagagaactaTCACAAGTGCCTTTGCTAACAGACACGGAATGGAGGGAGGAGTGTGAGGATAAGGAAGCCAAGAAACTGAGGAGCAGCAACACTGCTCGGGATTCAAGGGAGTATCAACCAGCAACACAGGACTCTGAATTTCTCAAGGAAGGACAGATGGCTGAGGAGGTGGGCCTTAACATGCCCCAACCTCCGCCATGAGTATAATAAGCTAGAATTGTCGGGGAATAGCGGCTGCCCCGACAATCTCTGAGTTATACAATCTATGTAAAAAAGTAAAGCCgcttatagtatttttaatagaaaCTAGGGCTAATAAGGAAAGAATGAATAGGATAAGAAGGAAAACAGAATTGACAAAGTGAGAGATGAAACAAGTCGGTGGATACAAGGAGAGGCAAACATAATGAGGTTAGTGGAAAGGTACTATACAAAGTTATTCACCTTCGAATGGGATAGAAACCTAGAAGAGTGCATAAGAGACATACCAAGGAGAGTTACCAAAAAGATGAATGAGGAAC
This sequence is a window from Arachis duranensis cultivar V14167 chromosome 2, aradu.V14167.gnm2.J7QH, whole genome shotgun sequence. Protein-coding genes within it:
- the LOC127744825 gene encoding uncharacterized protein LOC127744825 isoform X1, which translates into the protein MKLVHNEDAIFVRQTSQASNGQQKYFLLHPLKASGQCIDMSIAESGHNIDGYSSPLRQRNCPYPHLASVHEEQRRGYSVELGSCLWHHINRRLGQANGIHTLAFWSKYAGTVHFVL
- the LOC127744825 gene encoding uncharacterized protein LOC127744825 isoform X2 yields the protein MKLVHNEDAIFVRQTSQASNGQQKYFLLHPLKGQCIDMSIAESGHNIDGYSSPLRQRNCPYPHLASVHEEQRRGYSVELGSCLWHHINRRLGQANGIHTLAFWSKYAGTVHFVL